One window of Dermacentor albipictus isolate Rhodes 1998 colony chromosome 9, USDA_Dalb.pri_finalv2, whole genome shotgun sequence genomic DNA carries:
- the LOC135916516 gene encoding ubiquitin-conjugating enzyme E2 C-like produces the protein MATENVDPAFVHSDSGRPLTSDQATGRRSAAKRLQQELMTLMTSGDKGISAFPESDNLFHWIATIEGPPGTVFENSVYKLRLAFPSDYPYSSPRVLFLTRCFHPNVDSQGNICVDILQHHWSALLDVRTVLLSIQSLLGEPNVASPLNSYAASIWGDKEEYQRARQVFETMQDGENTPQKSTVE, from the exons ATGGCTACCGAAAACGTCGACCCTGCTTTTGTTCACTCGGACAGCGGGCGGCCGCTGACCAGCGACCAGGCCACCGGGCGCCGCTCGGCCGCCAAGAGGCTCCAGCAGGAGCTGATGACTCTGATGACGTCCGGCGACAAGGGCATCTCGGCCTTTCCCGAGAGCGACAACCTCTTCCACTGGATCGCCACCATCGAGGGTCCGCCGGGCACCGTGTTCGAGAACTCGGTCTACAAGCTGAGGCTGGCCTTCCCCAGCGACTATCCGTACAGCAGCCCCCGGGTCTTGTTCCTGACGCGGTGCTTCCACCCGAACGTGGACTCCCAG GGCAACATCTGCGTCGACATCCTGCAGCACCACTGGTCGGCGCTTCTGGACGTCCGGACGGTGCTACTCTCGATCCAGTCGCTGCTCGGCGAGCCCAACGTGGCCAGCCCGCTGAACTCCTACGCCGCGTCCATCTGGGGCGACAAGGAAGAGTACCAGAGGGCGCGACAGGTGTTCGAGACGATGCAGGACGGCGAAAACACGCCGCAGAAGTCGACGGTCGAATAG